A window of Costertonia aggregata contains these coding sequences:
- a CDS encoding CcoQ/FixQ family Cbb3-type cytochrome c oxidase assembly chaperone, whose protein sequence is MLKFVKGYMESIEGVATYPMISLLIFFVFFVILFWWVFTATKEHIKEVSELPLKED, encoded by the coding sequence ATGTTGAAATTTGTAAAAGGTTATATGGAGAGCATTGAGGGAGTGGCAACCTACCCAATGATATCATTACTTATATTTTTCGTCTTCTTTGTAATCCTTTTTTGGTGGGTATTTACCGCTACAAAAGAGCATATTAAAGAAGTGAGCGAATTACCGTTAAAAGAGGATTAA